One genomic region from Ralstonia pickettii DTP0602 encodes:
- a CDS encoding LysR family transcriptional regulator: MDKLRAMQTFVRIVDEGSLTAAAATLHTSLPAVVRTLAALESELQVRLLNRTTRRLSLTSEGRSYLDSCRRILATIDEVEAGLSASHVEPSGQLTLTAPVLFGQMYVAPAVTRFVQRYPRVRCRMEFTDRVVNLLEEDLDVGVRIGPLADSTLVAQSVGRIRRVVVATPAYLRKHGVPRRPEKLADANCVRFTGNAADWWTFQEDGRPFHVQVSGNLEFNQTAPAVAACAEGAGFGNFLSYQVAELVQARKLRIVLEAFEQPAWPLSLIYPHARLLPARTRAFIEWMRDDLGPRFG; encoded by the coding sequence ATGGACAAGCTACGCGCGATGCAGACCTTTGTGCGGATCGTCGACGAGGGCAGCCTGACCGCCGCCGCCGCGACGCTGCATACCTCGCTGCCAGCCGTGGTGCGCACGCTGGCCGCGCTGGAGTCGGAGTTGCAGGTGCGCCTGCTCAACCGCACCACGCGGCGCCTGTCGCTGACCAGCGAGGGGCGCAGCTACCTGGACAGCTGCCGGCGCATCCTGGCCACCATTGACGAGGTGGAGGCAGGCCTGAGCGCCAGCCATGTGGAACCCAGCGGCCAGCTCACGCTAACCGCGCCGGTGCTGTTCGGGCAGATGTACGTGGCGCCGGCGGTCACACGCTTCGTGCAGCGCTATCCGCGCGTGCGCTGCCGCATGGAATTCACCGACCGCGTGGTGAACCTGCTCGAAGAAGACCTGGACGTGGGTGTGCGCATCGGCCCGCTGGCGGATTCCACGCTGGTGGCGCAGAGCGTCGGCCGCATCCGGCGCGTGGTGGTGGCCACGCCCGCCTACCTGCGCAAGCACGGCGTGCCGCGCCGCCCGGAGAAACTGGCCGACGCCAATTGCGTGCGCTTTACCGGCAATGCCGCGGACTGGTGGACCTTCCAGGAAGACGGCCGCCCGTTCCACGTGCAGGTGTCGGGCAACCTCGAATTCAACCAGACCGCGCCCGCCGTGGCGGCGTGTGCCGAAGGCGCGGGCTTCGGCAACTTCCTGTCGTACCAGGTGGCCGAGCTGGTGCAGGCGCGCAAGCTGCGCATCGTGCTGGAAGCCTTCGAGCAGCCGGCGTGGCCGCTGTCGCTGATCTATCCGCATGCGCGGCTGCTGCCCGCGCGCACGCGGGCCTTTATCGAATGGATGCGGGATGACCTGGGCCCGCGCTTCGGCTGA